From a region of the Desulfobacterales bacterium genome:
- a CDS encoding citrate/2-methylcitrate synthase encodes MADSKEIINTGLRGVTVASTKICHVDSENSKLIYRGYLITDLAEKATYEEVVYLLLYEKLPNPEELKQFRQELAKNRPITDEVIAALKTRPKTSLPMDILQAAVPMLANHDPNPDELKIENAGRIATRLIAQFETIVAAWHRIRQDQEPVAPDPDLSHAGNFLYMMSGEKPDEDMTHFMDTCLVLHAEHSFNASTFSARQVCSTHAHMYAAVAAAVGSLSGELHGGANARVMQMLKEIGSIDAIDDYVRKKLDSGGKIMGLGHAVYKNGDPRAAILAPMSKRMGEKVNNTKWYELSDALEKKGKEVFKEKKGADIFANVDFYSASLYYAMGIPIDLFTPVFAISRIAGWAAHVIEEQFAGAAPKPVLYRPASEYIGEYCGPEECAFVPMEERN; translated from the coding sequence ATGGCAGACAGCAAGGAAATCATAAATACCGGCTTACGAGGTGTCACCGTGGCCAGCACCAAAATCTGTCACGTGGATAGCGAGAACAGCAAACTGATCTACCGCGGCTACCTGATTACCGACCTGGCGGAAAAAGCCACATATGAAGAAGTTGTTTATCTGCTTCTTTACGAAAAACTGCCGAATCCGGAAGAGCTCAAACAATTCAGGCAAGAGCTGGCCAAAAACCGGCCGATTACGGATGAAGTGATCGCCGCCCTTAAAACCCGGCCCAAAACATCGCTGCCCATGGATATCCTCCAGGCCGCCGTGCCCATGCTGGCCAATCACGACCCCAATCCCGATGAGCTGAAAATTGAAAACGCCGGCCGGATCGCCACCCGGTTAATCGCCCAGTTTGAAACCATTGTGGCCGCCTGGCACCGGATAAGACAGGACCAAGAACCGGTGGCGCCGGACCCGGATCTCAGCCATGCCGGCAATTTCCTCTACATGATGTCCGGTGAAAAGCCGGATGAAGATATGACGCATTTTATGGATACCTGCCTGGTGCTGCATGCCGAGCATTCCTTCAACGCCTCCACGTTTTCGGCCCGTCAGGTCTGCTCCACCCATGCCCATATGTACGCGGCCGTGGCCGCAGCGGTCGGCTCCCTGTCCGGGGAACTCCACGGCGGAGCGAACGCCCGGGTTATGCAGATGCTTAAAGAAATCGGCTCTATTGACGCCATTGACGACTATGTGCGCAAAAAACTGGACAGCGGCGGAAAAATCATGGGTCTGGGACATGCGGTTTATAAAAACGGCGATCCGCGCGCCGCGATTCTGGCCCCCATGTCCAAGCGGATGGGCGAGAAGGTAAACAACACCAAGTGGTACGAGTTATCCGACGCGCTTGAGAAAAAGGGGAAAGAGGTCTTCAAGGAAAAAAAGGGAGCGGATATCTTTGCCAACGTGGATTTCTACAGCGCTTCCCTCTATTACGCCATGGGCATTCCCATTGACCTGTTTACACCGGTCTTCGCGATCTCCCGCATTGCCGGCTGGGCCGCCCATGTCATCGAAGAACAGTTTGCCGGCGCCGCCCCCAAACCCGTGCTCTACCGCCCGGCCTCCGAATATATCGGCGAATACTGCGGGCCCGAGGAGTGCGCATTTGTGCCCATGGAGGAGCGGAACTGA
- a CDS encoding class II fumarate hydratase — MNTRAESDSLGEIHVPADAYYGAQTQRASENFPISRLKLPPVFIHNLALIKKCAARINQSLGLINDEHARAIGRAADEVIAGELDDHFIVDVFQTGSGTSTNMNMNEVIATRANEILTGVRKTKGEIHPNDHVNKCQSSNDVIPSTIHMAGLRSIHEALLPALTRLLEKLNEKASAFADIEKIGRTHLQDAVVMTLGQEFSGYAGQMERGIRRLEGLQERLSKLALGGTAVGTGLNAHPDFAPRVIAMIGKETGIAFSEAPNHFEAQGGCDAAVEASGNLKTIAVSLHKIANDIRWLASGPRCGLGEINLPELQPGSSIMPGKVNPVIPESVIQVCAQVIGNDTAITLGGQGGYFELNTMLPLIAYNLLQSVELLANAADLMADKCVAGISANKEQCTANIQKSLAIVTNLVPHIGYDRAAALAHKAYENNRNIEDVALEEKLMAPEDLRRVLYGKPDKS, encoded by the coding sequence ATGAACACACGGGCGGAATCAGACAGCCTGGGCGAAATCCATGTGCCCGCGGATGCCTATTACGGCGCCCAGACCCAGCGGGCCAGCGAGAATTTCCCCATAAGCCGGCTCAAACTGCCGCCGGTTTTCATCCACAACCTGGCGCTGATTAAAAAATGCGCGGCACGGATCAACCAGTCTTTAGGCCTTATAAACGATGAACACGCCCGGGCCATTGGCCGGGCGGCGGACGAAGTGATCGCCGGCGAACTGGACGATCATTTTATCGTGGATGTATTTCAAACCGGATCGGGTACCTCCACCAACATGAACATGAATGAGGTGATCGCCACCCGGGCCAATGAAATATTAACCGGGGTCCGGAAGACAAAGGGCGAGATCCATCCCAATGACCATGTCAATAAATGCCAGTCCAGCAACGACGTCATCCCTTCCACCATTCACATGGCCGGGCTTCGATCCATTCACGAGGCCCTGCTGCCGGCCCTGACCCGGCTGCTCGAAAAACTGAACGAAAAGGCATCGGCATTTGCGGATATCGAAAAAATCGGGCGCACCCATCTCCAGGATGCGGTGGTGATGACTTTGGGACAGGAGTTCTCCGGCTATGCCGGCCAGATGGAGCGCGGTATCCGGCGGCTTGAAGGGCTTCAGGAGCGGCTTTCCAAGCTTGCCCTGGGCGGTACGGCTGTCGGCACGGGCCTGAATGCCCATCCGGATTTTGCGCCCCGGGTCATTGCCATGATCGGAAAGGAAACCGGCATCGCCTTTTCCGAGGCGCCCAATCATTTTGAGGCGCAGGGGGGATGCGATGCGGCGGTCGAGGCCAGCGGCAATTTAAAAACCATCGCGGTGAGCCTTCACAAAATCGCCAACGACATCCGGTGGCTGGCTTCCGGCCCCCGGTGCGGCCTGGGAGAAATCAACCTGCCGGAGCTCCAGCCCGGCTCATCCATCATGCCGGGCAAAGTCAACCCGGTGATCCCGGAGTCGGTGATCCAGGTCTGCGCGCAGGTCATCGGAAACGATACGGCGATTACCCTGGGCGGCCAGGGCGGATACTTTGAGCTGAACACCATGCTGCCCCTGATTGCCTACAACCTGCTCCAGTCCGTCGAACTCCTGGCCAATGCGGCGGACCTGATGGCGGATAAATGCGTGGCCGGGATTTCGGCAAACAAGGAGCAGTGCACGGCAAATATTCAAAAAAGCCTGGCCATTGTCACCAACCTGGTCCCGCATATCGGCTATGACCGGGCCGCGGCCCTGGCCCATAAAGCGTATGAAAACAATCGAAATATCGAAGATGTGGCGCTTGAAGAAAAACTCATGGCACCGGAAGATCTGCGCCGGGTGCTTTACGGCAAGCCAGACAAGAGTTAA
- the acnA gene encoding aconitate hydratase AcnA has product MKGTDSFNTRSALEIGNQSYTYFSLPKLAEQLNVDLDGLPVSIRILLENLLRNEDGKHIEKAHIEGLSRWSPAPDVKGEVPYMPARVLMQDFTGVPAVVDLAAMRDALARLGGDPKKINPQIPVHLVIDHSVQVDKFGCKHAYEINAEKEMERNRERYEFLKWGQKSFENFSVVPPATGICHQVNLEYLGRVVMTAEADGETLIYPDTLVGLDSHTTMINGIGVLGWGVGGIEAEAVMLGQPYYMLTPQVIGFELTGRLPDSTTATDLVLSITQMLRQKGVVGKFIEFFGEGLGELSLPDRATISNMTPEFGATTTYFPVDQETLNYLKFTGRAEDHVDRIEKYLTEQGLFWTPEMPPPKFTDTLQLDLGTIEPCLAGPKRPQDRIPLNRMKETFAKDFEEIFAADQPPDVSRERWEEEGGAVTDPDYLDGKMVMRKPFDEEGVPVDRPYQSFYLDHGSVVIAAITSCTNTSNPTVLLGAGLMAKKAVELGLQIRPWVKASLAPGSKVVTDYLEAAGLVPYLEALRFHLVAYGCTTCIGNSGPLQEDVARVVEDTNLVVSSVLSGNRNYEGRINPLTRANYLASPMLVVAYALAGTVNLNMEKEPIGHNANNEPVYLKDIWPGKAEIEAAMNALDPEMFKRQYSNVYEGDKNWKELPVAESEQYQWQEASTYIKNPPFFTGMTAETPQSSDIESARVLALLGDTITTDHISPAGAIPEDSPAGRYLIEQGVAREEFNSFGSRRGNHEVMMRGTFGNVRLNNHLVPDVEGGFTHHFPGGENMPIYDAAMKYQEAGTPLLVIAGKEYGSGSSRDWAAKGTLLLGVKAVIAESFERIHRSNLVAMGVLPLQFKEGENAESLGLTGTEVFHIKGIKDGLSPHQELTVQAAPEGGESKEFQVTTRLDSTVEVEYYEHGGILPYVLRNMIKNFQGAK; this is encoded by the coding sequence ATGAAAGGAACGGATTCCTTTAACACCCGGTCAGCGCTTGAGATCGGTAACCAGTCATACACTTATTTCAGCCTGCCAAAGCTCGCCGAACAACTCAATGTGGATCTGGACGGCCTTCCGGTCAGCATTCGCATCCTGCTTGAAAATCTGCTGCGCAACGAAGACGGCAAACACATTGAAAAGGCCCATATTGAAGGCTTAAGCCGCTGGTCCCCGGCCCCCGACGTCAAGGGCGAGGTGCCCTATATGCCGGCGCGGGTTTTAATGCAGGACTTTACGGGCGTTCCGGCGGTCGTTGACCTGGCGGCCATGCGCGATGCCCTGGCCCGCCTGGGCGGGGACCCCAAAAAAATCAATCCGCAGATTCCGGTGCACCTGGTCATCGATCATTCCGTGCAGGTGGATAAGTTCGGCTGCAAACACGCCTATGAGATCAATGCGGAAAAAGAGATGGAGCGAAACCGCGAGCGCTATGAGTTTCTTAAATGGGGCCAGAAAAGCTTTGAAAATTTCAGCGTTGTGCCCCCGGCCACCGGCATATGCCACCAGGTCAACCTCGAATACCTGGGCCGGGTGGTGATGACTGCTGAGGCAGACGGCGAAACCCTGATTTATCCGGATACTCTGGTGGGCCTTGATTCCCATACCACCATGATAAACGGCATCGGTGTGCTGGGCTGGGGTGTGGGCGGCATTGAGGCCGAAGCCGTCATGCTGGGCCAGCCCTATTACATGCTCACCCCTCAGGTGATCGGATTTGAATTGACCGGCCGGCTTCCGGATAGCACCACCGCCACGGACCTTGTGTTAAGCATTACCCAGATGCTCCGCCAGAAAGGGGTGGTGGGTAAATTTATCGAGTTCTTCGGCGAGGGGTTAGGGGAATTAAGCCTTCCGGACCGGGCCACCATCTCCAACATGACCCCGGAATTCGGCGCCACCACTACTTATTTCCCGGTGGACCAAGAGACTTTGAACTATCTGAAGTTTACCGGCCGAGCGGAAGACCACGTCGACCGAATCGAGAAATACCTCACCGAACAGGGCCTTTTCTGGACCCCTGAGATGCCGCCGCCTAAATTTACCGACACCCTGCAGCTTGATTTAGGCACGATTGAGCCCTGCCTGGCCGGCCCGAAGCGTCCGCAGGACCGGATTCCGCTAAATCGGATGAAGGAAACCTTTGCAAAGGATTTTGAGGAGATTTTTGCCGCTGACCAGCCACCGGACGTGAGCCGGGAACGATGGGAGGAGGAAGGCGGCGCTGTCACCGACCCCGACTATCTGGATGGCAAGATGGTCATGCGAAAGCCCTTTGACGAGGAAGGGGTGCCGGTGGACCGGCCCTATCAAAGCTTTTACCTGGACCACGGCTCGGTGGTGATTGCCGCCATCACGAGTTGCACCAACACGTCAAACCCCACGGTGCTTTTGGGGGCGGGCCTTATGGCCAAAAAGGCGGTAGAATTGGGTCTTCAGATCCGGCCCTGGGTCAAGGCGAGCCTTGCGCCCGGCTCCAAGGTGGTCACGGATTACCTTGAGGCCGCGGGCCTCGTGCCCTATTTAGAAGCGCTGCGTTTCCATCTGGTGGCCTACGGCTGCACCACGTGCATCGGAAACAGCGGGCCGCTGCAGGAAGATGTGGCCAGGGTCGTCGAGGATACGAACCTCGTGGTCTCTTCGGTATTATCCGGCAACCGAAACTACGAAGGCCGGATCAATCCCCTGACCCGGGCCAATTACCTGGCCTCGCCCATGCTGGTGGTGGCGTATGCGTTGGCCGGCACGGTGAACTTAAATATGGAAAAGGAGCCCATCGGGCACAATGCCAATAATGAGCCCGTCTACTTAAAGGATATCTGGCCGGGCAAGGCGGAGATCGAAGCGGCCATGAACGCACTGGACCCGGAGATGTTCAAGCGGCAGTACAGCAATGTCTACGAGGGGGATAAAAACTGGAAAGAGCTCCCGGTTGCGGAAAGCGAGCAGTACCAGTGGCAGGAGGCCTCCACATACATCAAGAATCCCCCGTTTTTTACGGGTATGACCGCCGAGACGCCCCAGTCGTCGGATATTGAATCCGCCCGGGTGCTCGCACTTCTGGGCGACACCATTACCACCGATCACATCTCACCCGCCGGCGCCATTCCTGAGGACAGCCCCGCGGGACGCTACTTGATCGAACAGGGGGTCGCCAGGGAGGAATTCAACTCCTTCGGCTCCCGCCGGGGCAACCACGAGGTGATGATGCGGGGGACCTTCGGAAATGTTCGGTTAAACAACCATCTCGTGCCGGATGTCGAGGGCGGCTTTACCCATCATTTCCCCGGCGGCGAGAATATGCCCATCTATGATGCGGCCATGAAATACCAGGAAGCGGGAACCCCGCTTTTGGTAATCGCCGGAAAGGAATACGGCTCGGGGAGTTCCCGGGACTGGGCGGCCAAGGGAACGCTTTTGCTTGGGGTGAAGGCGGTGATTGCCGAGAGCTTTGAGCGCATCCATCGGAGCAACCTGGTGGCCATGGGGGTTCTGCCGCTTCAGTTCAAGGAGGGCGAAAATGCCGAATCCCTGGGTTTGACCGGCACGGAGGTTTTCCACATAAAAGGTATCAAGGACGGCCTGTCCCCGCACCAGGAGCTGACCGTGCAGGCGGCCCCCGAGGGCGGGGAGTCCAAGGAATTTCAGGTGACCACGCGGCTGGATTCGACGGTTGAAGTCGAATATTACGAGCATGGCGGAATCCTGCCGTATGTTTTAAGGAATATGATTAAGAACTTCCAAGGAGCTAAATAA
- the sdhA gene encoding succinate dehydrogenase flavoprotein subunit, translating to MIHDFDVVVVGAGGAGLYAALEAGKNAKTAVLSKVYAIRSHTGAAQGGISAALGNVEEDRPEWHAYDTVKGGDYLVDQQAALIMAKEAVQAVYDLENRGLPFNRTPEGRIDQRRFGGHTRNFGESAVRRACYAADRTGHMILQTLYQQCIKNDVKFYDEFQIVDVILDGSRCAGLVTVELATGEIHIFRAKAVFFATGGFGRIFKISSNAYANTGDGPAILSRRGVPLEDMEFFQFHPTGIRGMGILISEAVRGEGGILRNNSGERFMERYAPTLLDLAPRDMVSRAILSEIKAGNGIRGDKRIDDYVHLDATQIGRETLEAKLPDISSFARTYLGIDPAEESIPVQPTAHYAMGGIPADVDGRVRKDGQGNFYEGLYAAGECACVSVHGANRLGTNSLLDLVVFGRRTGMKIAEYVKDADMPEIKGDAAEFARTRMETLTDGRKGPDAADIRETMQAEMMAHVGVYRTEADMAGTIDKLAELRETARGLRIQDQSKAFNTELLETLELQNMLDLAYITAVSANNRKESRGAHARDDYPDRNDDEWLKHTLAYLEGDAVRIDYMAVDTSKWTPKPRTY from the coding sequence TTGATTCACGATTTCGATGTGGTGGTTGTCGGGGCCGGCGGCGCGGGGCTGTATGCCGCGCTTGAGGCCGGCAAAAATGCCAAAACCGCTGTTCTTTCCAAGGTGTATGCCATCCGCAGCCATACCGGCGCGGCCCAGGGCGGCATCAGCGCGGCGCTGGGCAACGTGGAGGAGGACCGGCCCGAGTGGCATGCCTATGATACGGTCAAGGGCGGGGACTATCTGGTGGATCAGCAGGCGGCGCTCATCATGGCTAAAGAGGCCGTTCAGGCGGTATATGATCTTGAAAACCGGGGCCTGCCGTTTAACCGGACCCCGGAAGGGCGGATTGACCAGCGCCGGTTCGGCGGCCACACCCGAAATTTTGGCGAATCGGCCGTTCGCCGGGCGTGTTATGCGGCGGACCGTACCGGGCATATGATTCTGCAGACCCTTTATCAGCAGTGCATCAAAAATGACGTGAAATTCTATGACGAGTTTCAAATCGTCGACGTGATATTAGACGGCAGCCGATGCGCCGGGCTGGTCACAGTGGAGCTCGCCACCGGAGAGATTCACATCTTCCGGGCCAAGGCCGTGTTTTTCGCCACCGGGGGGTTCGGGCGCATTTTCAAGATCAGTTCCAACGCCTATGCAAACACCGGGGACGGACCGGCGATTCTTAGCCGGCGAGGGGTCCCCTTAGAAGACATGGAGTTTTTCCAGTTTCATCCCACCGGCATCAGGGGGATGGGCATTTTAATTTCCGAGGCCGTGCGCGGGGAAGGCGGCATCCTGCGCAACAACTCGGGCGAGCGCTTTATGGAGCGCTATGCCCCGACCCTTCTGGATCTTGCTCCGCGGGACATGGTGTCCCGGGCCATTTTATCCGAGATCAAGGCCGGCAACGGCATCCGGGGGGACAAGCGAATCGATGATTACGTGCATTTGGACGCCACACAAATCGGCCGGGAGACGCTTGAGGCCAAGCTGCCGGATATTTCAAGCTTTGCCCGGACCTATCTGGGCATTGATCCGGCAGAAGAATCCATTCCCGTGCAGCCCACTGCGCATTATGCCATGGGCGGCATCCCTGCGGATGTGGACGGCCGGGTGCGAAAAGACGGTCAGGGCAATTTCTACGAAGGCCTTTATGCCGCCGGCGAATGTGCCTGCGTATCGGTTCACGGGGCCAACCGGCTGGGCACCAACAGCCTGCTGGATCTCGTGGTCTTCGGCCGGCGAACCGGCATGAAGATTGCGGAATATGTCAAGGATGCGGATATGCCGGAGATAAAAGGGGATGCCGCGGAATTTGCCCGAACCCGTATGGAAACCCTGACCGACGGCCGCAAAGGGCCTGACGCGGCAGATATCCGCGAGACCATGCAGGCGGAAATGATGGCCCATGTCGGCGTCTATCGCACCGAAGCGGATATGGCCGGGACGATCGACAAACTGGCCGAACTCCGGGAAACAGCCCGGGGTCTGCGGATTCAGGATCAGAGCAAGGCGTTTAACACCGAGCTCCTGGAGACACTGGAACTGCAGAACATGCTTGATCTGGCCTATATCACGGCAGTCTCCGCCAATAACCGCAAGGAGTCCCGGGGCGCCCATGCCCGGGATGACTATCCGGACCGAAACGACGATGAGTGGCTGAAGCACACGCTGGCGTATCTGGAAGGCGATGCCGTGCGGATCGACTACATGGCCGTGGATACCTCCAAGTGGACCCCCAAGCCGCGGACGTATTAG
- a CDS encoding succinate dehydrogenase iron-sulfur subunit: MQITLKIKRFNPETDQRPYDQEYTVSAEPTDRVLDLLMYIKQHDDGTLGFRKSCAHGVCGSDAMRINGKDRLACKTLVRDVAESDGAVVAIEPLRYFTVQRDLIVDQEKFFERYRSVKPYLINDEPVAEKERIQSPEERKAFDNPTNCILCAACFSACPIPQDNPRFLGPAAIAQAARFNKDSRDKGFEERLSVLNAPDGVWPCQNHFECTKACPRGIKVTKLINETKQKITAYQDPE; encoded by the coding sequence ATGCAAATTACCCTGAAAATCAAACGATTCAATCCGGAAACCGATCAACGCCCCTATGATCAGGAATACACCGTTTCCGCCGAGCCCACCGACCGGGTGCTGGATCTCCTGATGTATATCAAGCAGCATGATGACGGCACCCTGGGATTTCGAAAAAGCTGCGCCCACGGGGTCTGCGGATCAGACGCCATGCGGATAAACGGCAAAGACCGCCTGGCGTGCAAAACCCTGGTCCGGGACGTGGCGGAATCCGACGGCGCGGTGGTCGCCATCGAACCGCTCCGGTATTTCACGGTCCAGCGGGATCTGATTGTGGATCAGGAGAAGTTTTTCGAAAGATACCGGTCGGTCAAACCATACCTGATAAATGATGAGCCGGTGGCGGAAAAAGAGCGTATCCAGTCGCCGGAGGAGCGCAAGGCCTTTGATAATCCAACCAACTGCATTCTATGCGCCGCTTGTTTCTCCGCATGCCCCATCCCCCAGGATAATCCCCGGTTTCTGGGGCCGGCAGCCATCGCCCAGGCCGCCCGGTTTAATAAGGACAGCCGGGATAAGGGATTTGAAGAGCGTCTGTCGGTGTTAAATGCGCCGGATGGCGTCTGGCCGTGCCAGAACCATTTTGAATGCACGAAAGCTTGCCCCCGGGGTATCAAAGTCACCAAGCTGATCAATGAAACCAAGCAAAAGATCACTGCCTATCAGGACCCGGAATAA
- a CDS encoding type II toxin-antitoxin system RelE/ParE family toxin encodes MNYRIEVKRSAAKALKKIPQADKKRIADKIDSLAEDMPNPDTTKMKGNNPFHRIRVGNYRIIYEIQEDVLLILIVKIGHRKDIYRNLT; translated from the coding sequence TTGAATTATCGTATTGAGGTCAAGAGGTCTGCGGCAAAAGCGCTTAAGAAAATACCACAAGCTGATAAAAAACGCATAGCTGATAAAATCGACAGCTTGGCGGAAGATATGCCAAATCCTGATACAACCAAAATGAAGGGCAATAATCCTTTTCACAGAATCCGTGTTGGAAATTATCGAATAATCTATGAAATCCAAGAAGATGTCCTCTTAATTCTGATTGTGAAAATCGGTCACCGCAAAGATATATATCGCAATCTCACCTGA
- a CDS encoding type II toxin-antitoxin system Phd/YefM family antitoxin, whose amino-acid sequence MINKITTAEARKKFSNIINRVAFGDESFVLTRRGEPIAALVSLKELKLLQEIEDQIDIEDAWEAKKEPGEPIPWDELKKDLGF is encoded by the coding sequence ATGATTAACAAAATCACAACTGCTGAGGCTAGGAAAAAATTTTCCAACATTATCAATAGAGTCGCTTTTGGGGATGAATCCTTTGTTTTAACCCGTAGGGGAGAGCCGATTGCCGCTCTTGTTTCTTTGAAGGAGCTTAAACTTTTGCAGGAGATAGAGGACCAGATTGACATTGAGGATGCGTGGGAGGCAAAAAAAGAGCCTGGAGAGCCAATCCCCTGGGATGAGTTGAAAAAGGATCTCGGATTTTGA
- a CDS encoding CopG family transcriptional regulator, which translates to MATLSKRSTIYLDPVLHKALRLKAVETSRSMSEIINEALKEVFAEDAEDLAAFDERADEPLISYEQMIKSLKKDGRI; encoded by the coding sequence ATGGCGACACTGTCAAAACGCTCAACCATCTATTTAGATCCGGTATTACATAAAGCATTGCGCCTTAAAGCTGTTGAAACATCACGGTCAATGTCTGAGATAATTAATGAAGCTTTGAAAGAAGTATTTGCCGAGGATGCTGAAGATCTTGCCGCATTTGATGAAAGAGCTGATGAGCCATTGATCAGTTATGAACAAATGATCAAGAGCCTTAAAAAAGATGGCCGCATATAA
- a CDS encoding type II toxin-antitoxin system RelE/ParE family toxin: MAAYKIFFKNSVWKDFKQLPDKDLTKILACIESLGDNPRQPGCKKLSGQEKYRLRYVNYRILYSIQDDELTIWIVKVGHRKSVYI, encoded by the coding sequence ATGGCCGCATATAAAATATTTTTCAAAAATTCGGTTTGGAAAGATTTTAAGCAGCTACCGGATAAAGATTTAACAAAAATACTCGCCTGTATTGAATCTCTCGGTGATAACCCTCGTCAGCCTGGGTGTAAAAAGCTCAGTGGTCAGGAAAAATATCGTCTGCGATATGTCAATTACAGGATATTATACTCAATTCAGGATGACGAACTTACTATTTGGATTGTGAAAGTTGGTCATCGTAAAAGCGTGTATATCTGA